The Flaviramulus sp. BrNp1-15 genome includes the window AACAGTTTAGAGGTTTACCTTTTAAACTAAACACTGCTTGTGTGTTTACATCTCGTGATTTTGTAATACTTCCAGATGCTGAGTCTCCCTCGGTAATAAACAAAGTGGTTTCTAAATTGCGTTCGTTTTTAGTATCTCCAAAATGCACACGACAGTCTCGTAATTTTTTATTGTGTAGACTTGCTTTTTTAGCTCTATCTTTTGCTAATTTTCTAATACCTGATAATTCTTTACGCTCGCGTTCTGCCTGCAAAATTTTACGTTGAATTTTCTCAGCAGTATCAGTGTTTTTGTGTAAATAATTATCTAAATAGGTTTTAACAAAATCGTTGATATATGTTCTTACCGTTGGATAATCGCCACCCATATCGGTTGAACCTAATTTTGTTTTGGTCTGACTTTCAAAAACAGGTTCCATAACTTTTATAGCAATAGCACTTACAACAGATTTTCTAATATCTGAAGCATCATAGTTTTTACCATAAAACTCACGAATAGTTTTTACAAGTGATTCTCTAAAAGCATTTAAATGCGTTCCTCCTTGTGTTGTATTTTGTCCATTTACAAATGAATGGTATTCTTCACTGTATTGCGTTTTACTATGTGTTAAAGCAACTTCTATATCTTCACCACGTAAGTGAATAATTGGGTATAACAAGTCTGATTCATTAATGTTTTCAGCTAATAAATCTTTTAAACCATTTTCACTATAATACTTTTCTCCATTAAAAACTATTGTTAAACCTGGGTTAAGGTAAACATAGTTTTTAAGCATCTTAACAACATATTCACTTCTGTATTTATAGTTCTTAAAAATGGTGTCATCTGGTATAAAAGAAACCTTAGTTCCTTTTCTACGAGAAGTATCTTCAAGTAATTCCTTATTGGTTAAATTACCTTGCTCAAATTCTGCGGAAGCAGACTTACCATCTCTTGTAGATTCTACTCTAAAATAGTTGGATAGTGCATTTACCGCTTTTGTACCAACCCCATTTAGACCAACAGACTTTTTAAAGGCTTTAGAATCGTACTTACCACCGGTATTCATTTTAGAAACCACATCTACTACTTTTCCTAAAGGAATACCACGACCGTAATCGCGTACTGTAACTTTAGT containing:
- a CDS encoding DNA topoisomerase IV subunit B gives rise to the protein MAVETKYTEDNIRSLDWKEHIRMRPGMYIGKLGDGSSPDDGIYILLKEVLDNSIDEFVMGSGKTIEISIQGTKVTVRDYGRGIPLGKVVDVVSKMNTGGKYDSKAFKKSVGLNGVGTKAVNALSNYFRVESTRDGKSASAEFEQGNLTNKELLEDTSRRKGTKVSFIPDDTIFKNYKYRSEYVVKMLKNYVYLNPGLTIVFNGEKYYSENGLKDLLAENINESDLLYPIIHLRGEDIEVALTHSKTQYSEEYHSFVNGQNTTQGGTHLNAFRESLVKTIREFYGKNYDASDIRKSVVSAIAIKVMEPVFESQTKTKLGSTDMGGDYPTVRTYINDFVKTYLDNYLHKNTDTAEKIQRKILQAERERKELSGIRKLAKDRAKKASLHNKKLRDCRVHFGDTKNERNLETTLFITEGDSASGSITKSRDVNTQAVFSLKGKPLNCYGLSKKIVYENEEFNLLQAALNIEESLEDLRYNNVVIATDADVDGMHIRLLLITFFLQFFPEVIKEGHLYILQTPLFRVRNKKETIYCYSEEERRDAIEKLKPKPEITRFKGLGEISPDEFKHFIGEDIRLDPVMLDEGMSIDELLSFYMGKNTPTRQEFIIENLKVELDLIE